A genomic stretch from Empedobacter stercoris includes:
- a CDS encoding restriction endonuclease subunit S, producing the protein MSYKKLGDYIQQVNNRNRDLQVDTLLGVSITKKLIPSIANTVGTDMSTYKIIEKGQFAYGTITSRNGDKISIALADEYEKALVSQIYIVFEVVNTNELLPEYLMMWFSRPEFDRYARYHSHGSTRESFDWEDLCEVELPIPSIEKQREIVAQYQAVANKIKVNEQICEKLEATAQTLYKHWFVDFEFPNEEGKPYKSSGGKMVFNEELEKEIPEGWEVVKVKDFCDEMKNGATPSRDNLDYWNSRDIPWLKTGEISNNVVLDSEEYISKEGFKNSSTKIIPSDSVLMAMYGATAGQLAYLKKEVTTNQACCAMISKDKNKMSFLYYALLNQQNHIVTLANGGAQANLSKQIIEELDLILPQDMDKIPLEKFSYLIEEKAIKTQENQKLTQLQSLLLSRLARLEG; encoded by the coding sequence ATAATCGTAACAGAGATTTACAAGTTGATACATTGCTTGGTGTAAGTATTACAAAAAAACTGATTCCATCCATTGCAAATACGGTTGGAACGGATATGTCTACATATAAAATTATTGAAAAAGGACAATTCGCATACGGAACCATTACATCAAGAAATGGAGATAAAATATCTATTGCTTTAGCTGATGAATATGAAAAGGCTTTAGTTTCTCAAATCTATATTGTTTTTGAAGTAGTTAATACAAACGAATTACTACCTGAATATCTGATGATGTGGTTTTCTCGACCAGAGTTTGACCGATATGCTCGTTATCATTCGCATGGAAGCACAAGAGAATCTTTTGATTGGGAAGATTTATGTGAAGTAGAATTACCTATTCCATCCATCGAAAAACAACGCGAAATTGTAGCCCAATACCAAGCGGTAGCAAACAAAATAAAAGTCAACGAACAAATCTGCGAAAAGTTAGAAGCAACGGCTCAAACGTTATACAAGCATTGGTTTGTGGATTTTGAATTCCCTAATGAAGAAGGGAAACCTTATAAATCTTCGGGAGGGAAAATGGTTTTTAATGAGGAATTGGAAAAAGAAATTCCGGAGGGATGGGAGGTTGTAAAAGTAAAAGACTTTTGTGATGAAATGAAAAACGGAGCTACTCCTAGTAGAGATAACTTAGATTATTGGAATTCAAGAGATATTCCTTGGTTAAAAACAGGTGAAATATCAAACAATGTAGTATTAGATTCAGAAGAATACATTTCAAAGGAAGGGTTTAAAAATAGTTCTACTAAAATAATTCCGTCTGATTCAGTTTTAATGGCAATGTATGGTGCAACAGCTGGTCAGTTAGCGTATTTAAAAAAGGAAGTAACAACTAATCAAGCCTGTTGTGCTATGATAAGTAAAGATAAGAATAAAATGTCTTTTTTATATTATGCTTTATTAAATCAGCAAAATCATATTGTTACACTTGCTAATGGTGGAGCACAAGCAAATTTAAGTAAACAAATTATTGAAGAATTAGACTTGATATTACCACAAGATATGGATAAAATTCCACTAGAAAAATTTTCATATCTAATTGAAGAAAAAGCTATAAAAACACAAGAAAACCAAAAACTCACTCAGCTTCAATCGTTGTTGTTAAGTAGGTTGGCGAGGTTGGAGGGGTAA